CCGACCGGGTGGCCTCCCGATCGATCTGGGAGAGGAAGGTGAGGAACTCGCCGCTCCCTTCGATCAGGCTGAGGATCTTGCGCTGCTGGAGGTCTGCCTTCTCCTGGTCGCGGGCCGACTGATCGAGCTGCTGCCGCAGCAGGGGAAGACGCTCCTGCAGGGCCTGCAGCTCGGAGAGGCGCTCGGAATCGGTGCGCAGGCGCAACCACTGCGGCACCAGAACGGCACCGACCACCGCCGCCGCCAGCACCGCCCCCACCGCGATGGGCACACCCAGCAGCAGTCGCTGCCGCCGCAGCTGCTGCTGGGCACTCACCGAGGCCTGGAGATTGGTCATGGGAGCAGTCCCTCCTTCTGAAGCAGTGCCATGCGGCGGGTGAGGCCCTCGGCCCCGAGCTGCTCGAGAATCAGCTTCTCGGAAGCCGGCGGCAGGCCATCGCGGAAGGAGAACCGCAGCTCAAAGTTCACGGCGGGAGCGGCGAGATCCTTGGTGGCATCGCTGCGGTCGCGGGATGCCTTCAGCAGGGTGACCCCCTTGCCCGCATCCAGCAGCGGCGATCGCTTGAGATCGAGCTGGAGTGCATTGATCCGAACGAACGCCTGGGGGTCGTTGGCACGGCCCTTGAGCACCATGTCCTGGTCCTGCTGCTGGGCGTCGGTGAGCTGCACCCCCTCGGGCACCCGCAGCTGCAGGTCGCGCATCAGGGCGGACGACGAGCGGGTGCCGATCAGACCCTCCACGAGCTTGCGGTTGGAACCCTGCACCTGCTTGAGCTTGGCGTTGCTGCCGTTGAGCCGGCTCTGCAGCTGCTGTTCCTCGGCCTCCACCGTGGCCAGACGATCCAGCTCGGCCTTCACGAACACTCCACGCAGGAACAGCAGGCCGCTGATGCCCAGGGCCAGGCCGAGGATGCCGGAGCCGATGGCGACACCCTGAAGCAGGGTCTGGCGGGTGGCTTTCTGTGCCACCGAGGGTTCCGGCAGCCCCAGGGCCTCGCGCTTCTCGCGCAGGAGATCGAACGGTGTGGAGATCATCGAGCCCTGTCCAGCTCCGCCAGACCCTGCAGGGCAAGGCTACCGAAGCCAGCAAGGTCAACCGGCTCCAGCGCCTGGCCAAGGGCCGCCTCCAGAGTTTCGACGCCCTCCAGCGGCCGGGTGAGCAGCAGGCGTGACGTGGAGCAACCGAACTGGGCCCTGCAGAAGGCAAGGGAGCGCTGCAGCGCCGGGGCCAGATCCTGGGGCCACAGAGGAAGTGTGCGCTGGAATTCCGGCGCACCGGCCACCCACACATCGAGCAGGCAGGCGCTGCTGGTGGGCTGCAGCACGGCCACCATGGTGCCCGGGCGGGTTGCCTCGAGCTGGTCGCGCAGGGCCAGGATCTGGCAGGCCTGGGCCGGCAGGAGGTGGCTGAGGCTGCCCCCCGCGATGGCGAACAGCTGGATCCAGGCCTCCACCGTGCTGTTCGGGGCGGCCACCAGCAGGGATCGGCCCGCCGGGCCGGCCAGGGGCTGAAGGTCGATGGCCGCGTCTCGCAGGGAGAACGGCAGCCGCAGATCGGGGTTGCGCTCGCGCAGCGCCGCGATCGGCTCCTCGGGGCACACACCGCCCGGCCAGGTGATCACCCTCCAGGCACTGGCCGGCCGGGGCAGCGCCACCACCAGGTTGGCCATCACCGTGCTGTGCTCCAGCAGCAGGTCACCCACGAAGTCACCCAGGGCATCGGCAGCGATGGGCACGCCGTCCTTCAGGGTGCGGGCGGGAACGGGCGCCTGCCATACGGCCGGATCGGGACCGCCCGCCTTGATGCCCTGCCCCACCAGGAGCTGGGGATCGGAGAAGTCAAGCAGCACCGTGCTCGGAAAGATCTCGGCCCTGAGGGGGCGCAGCCGTTCTCTGATCCCCGCGAGTACCAAGGGTGACCACCTCGATTGCGGCAAAGCTACCGAACTTTCGAAAAGCGGCCAGCAACGGTGGCGGCATCAGCGCCATGGAAGCCCCGAACCCACCGCCTGGCCGATGTGGGCGAGGCGGTGGCGGTCGAGCTGACTGCTGAGGCCCTCCAGGATCTGCGGCACCAGCGCCGGACCGGCATAGATCCAGCCGGTGTAGAGCTGCACCAGGGACGCACCGGCCGTGATGCGCTCCCAGGCCGCCTGGGGTGAATCGATGCCCCCCACGCCGATCAGGGGCAGGGCGGGCCCGGCTGTGGCCCGCAGCCGGCGCAGCACCTCCAGGGCCCTGGCCCGCAGCGGCGCCCCGCTCAGCCCCCCGGCCTCCTCGGCCAGGGTGCGGCCGGTCTGGAGAAGACGCCGCCCCTCCAGGCCGAGGCGGTCCAGGCTGGTGTTCACGGCGATGACCCCGGCGAGGCCCTCCTCGTAGGCCATGCGGGCGATGGCATCGATGGCGTCGTCCTCCAGATCCGGGGCGATCTTCACCAGCAGCGGCGGGCAGGCCGGCAGGCGGCGCAACCGCTCCACCAGACGACGCAGCAGCAGCTCATCCTGCAGATCCCGCAGCCCGGGCGTGTTGGGCGAGCTCACGTTGATCACCGCGTAGTCGGCCAGGGGAGCGAGCAGCTCCAGGGAGGCCGCGTAATCGTCCGGGGCCTGGTCCAGGGCGGTGATCTTCGACTTGCCCAGGTTGATGCCGAGCACCGCCGGACGCTGGCCCGGGGGGGGCAGCCGCTGGCGCTCCAGGGTGCGCCGGGCGGCCTGGGCGCCCTGGTTGTTGAACCCCATCCGGTTGAGCGCGGCCCGCTCCGGCGCCAGGCGGAACAGACGGGGGCGGGGATTGCCGGGCTGGGGATGCCAGGTGATGGTGCCGAGCTCGGCGAAGCCGAAGCCGAAGTGGTGCCACACGGCCGCAGCCACCGCGTCCTTGTCGAAGCCGGCCGCCAGTCCCACGGGGTTGGTGAACCGGCAGCCGAACAGGCTCTGCTCCAACCGCGGATCGGGGCGACGCAGCTCCTGGCCCAGGCCGTCCAGCACACCGCTCACCACGGGCCAGCGGCGGCGCAGGGCGGCCTGGCCCAGCGCCGCCAGGGTGAGCCGGCTCAGCTGCTCCGCATCGGCACCGCCATCCTGCGAGAGCACCGGGCCGAGGACGCGTTGATAGAGCGCGCCCGTGGTGCCGGCCGCCGACCCCACTGCTGCCGCCGTCGCACCGTCCTGTGCGCCCTCGCCCATCTCTGCTGCTCAGCGGCCATCGCCCAATCCTGCCGTCCCGCGCCGCAACCGCCAGCGGCCATCACCGATCGGCTCCACCTGCCAGTCGCGCCAGGTCCAGGGCCTGGTGCGGCGCTCGAGATTGCGCAGGGGCTGCTCCACCAGCTGGGCCAGTTCCACCAGCGTGAGCCCATAGCCCTGGGTGGCCACCCGATCCGCCCATTCCAGGCGGCTCAGCAGCTTCTGAAGATCGGCCGGAGCCAGGTCCGCCCCTGGGGGAGGGGCCA
This portion of the Cyanobium sp. NIES-981 genome encodes:
- a CDS encoding PilN domain-containing protein, which translates into the protein MISTPFDLLREKREALGLPEPSVAQKATRQTLLQGVAIGSGILGLALGISGLLFLRGVFVKAELDRLATVEAEEQQLQSRLNGSNAKLKQVQGSNRKLVEGLIGTRSSSALMRDLQLRVPEGVQLTDAQQQDQDMVLKGRANDPQAFVRINALQLDLKRSPLLDAGKGVTLLKASRDRSDATKDLAAPAVNFELRFSFRDGLPPASEKLILEQLGAEGLTRRMALLQKEGLLP
- a CDS encoding quinone-dependent dihydroorotate dehydrogenase — translated: MGEGAQDGATAAAVGSAAGTTGALYQRVLGPVLSQDGGADAEQLSRLTLAALGQAALRRRWPVVSGVLDGLGQELRRPDPRLEQSLFGCRFTNPVGLAAGFDKDAVAAAVWHHFGFGFAELGTITWHPQPGNPRPRLFRLAPERAALNRMGFNNQGAQAARRTLERQRLPPPGQRPAVLGINLGKSKITALDQAPDDYAASLELLAPLADYAVINVSSPNTPGLRDLQDELLLRRLVERLRRLPACPPLLVKIAPDLEDDAIDAIARMAYEEGLAGVIAVNTSLDRLGLEGRRLLQTGRTLAEEAGGLSGAPLRARALEVLRRLRATAGPALPLIGVGGIDSPQAAWERITAGASLVQLYTGWIYAGPALVPQILEGLSSQLDRHRLAHIGQAVGSGLPWR